CCGATACCCGTGCGGCGGTTCATCATCGAGGCGGGATTCAGAGTGGAGAAAAATCTGAGAGCCGACGTCTGGGGCCTGCCGGCGGCGGTCGTGCTGGCGAGGAATTGATGCGCGCAGGTCTACAGGTCATCCTCCTGGGCACGGGGACGCCCAACGCCGAGCCCGACCGGTCGGGGCCGGCCGTGGCGGTAGTGGCGGGGGACAAAACGTATCTGGTGGATTTCGGCCCCGGGGTGGTGCGCCGGGCCGTAGCCGCGGGACTCGACGTGACCGGGTTGAACACCGCTCTCCTCACCCACCTCCACTCCGACCACACCGCCGGATACCCCGACCTCGTCCTCACCCCCTGGACCCTGGGACGGGAGGCGCCGCTGAGGGTATACGGGCCGCGCGGTCTGGCGGCCATGACCGACCACCTCCTCGCCGCCTACGCCGAGGACGTCCGGGAGCGCCTGGAAGGGCCGGAACCGGCGAACCGCACCGGGCACCGCGCCCTGGCCCGCGAAATCGAGCCGGGCGTGATTCTCCGGGACGACGGCGTCGAAATCGAGGCCTTCGGAGTGGACCACGGCTCCTGGCCCGCCTTCGGCTATAAATTCACCACCCGGGACCGGACGGTCGTCGTCTCGGGGGACACGGCGCCCTGCGCCGCGCTCTTGGAAA
The bacterium DNA segment above includes these coding regions:
- a CDS encoding MBL fold metallo-hydrolase; protein product: MRAGLQVILLGTGTPNAEPDRSGPAVAVVAGDKTYLVDFGPGVVRRAVAAGLDVTGLNTALLTHLHSDHTAGYPDLVLTPWTLGREAPLRVYGPRGLAAMTDHLLAAYAEDVRERLEGPEPANRTGHRALAREIEPGVILRDDGVEIEAFGVDHGSWPAFGYKFTTRDRTVVVSGDTAPCAALLEKARGCDLLLHEAYSAAGLERRPPEWQSYHRKMHTSAVELGKIASETRPRLLVPYHQLRWGATEEELLGEIRAGYDGEVVSGRDLEIF